A genomic segment from Aegilops tauschii subsp. strangulata cultivar AL8/78 chromosome 1, Aet v6.0, whole genome shotgun sequence encodes:
- the LOC109761638 gene encoding uncharacterized protein: protein MWSFEHFSDTPRSAGQMLDFRDVLEVCGLGDLGFAGLPYTFDNRRGGRANVKVRLDRAVANNMWRDVFAHARVEHLVAPSSDHLPILLRCALEETSQTTGRRCRQYEVMWERDPSLPEVIMNTWTELGAMLNLGDIASGLGNLMKKLQGWSRKKFGNVIKEINKSRSRLEELMSMNADRKDIREETDRMNELLYREEMLWMQRSRIAWLREGDRNTQFFHRKAVWRARKNRIKALIDEAGVTYRDHGSMAAMATAYFSKLFTADSSLCADPVIDLIQTRVTDSMNDGLCTDFSDKEIADALFQIGPLKAPGPDGFPARFFQRNWSVMREQVMAGVREFFRTGIMPEGVNDTSIVLIPKVDNPERLTEFRPISLCNVIYKVVSKCLVNRLRPILDNIISPQQSAFVPGRMITDNALIAFECFHFIQQEKDPSKSFCAYKLDLSKAYDRVDWIFLERMMKKMGFARRWVDWIMACVTSVRYTVKFNGTLLESFAPSRGLRQGDPLSPFLFLFVADGLSALLKDGEQRGDYTPLKICRRAPGVSHLLFADDTLLFFKAEADQAKKVQQVLNTYAKATGQYINPSKCSALFGTSCPAMMQDVVRDILHIGTVTFEEKYLGLPTPEGRMSRGKFQNLQSRLLKRIIAWGDTLSLAGKETMIKAVAQAIPMYIMSVFKLPMSVCDDLNRMVRNFWWGASEGKRKTHWIAWPRIQAQKSKGGLGFRDFRLFNQALLARQAWRLLTNPTSLCAQVLKARYYHDGRLEDTVFSGNASPTWQAIQHGLELLKKGIIWRVGGGQDIRIWRDRWLPREPSRQPISLQGTCRLRRVAELLDGEGSWRMDLLRRYFLPADVDVITSIRTSTRVTEDIIAWAPERNGIFTVRSAYRLAMDERERPSASATSRAPDGRRAIWKIIWGCPAPPKVRVFAWRVVTNSLATWANKASRHLELTDFCPLCGVEREDGFHALCRCPLARELWRVMALDWNIPKVEAIVNTGPEWIFSLLDPLDETARLVVLMTMWRVWHVRNEITHDKAPPTAEASRRFLHGYINSLMCIKQHPDGNLEKGKMVVLPSPPRAPESTAPKVRAHWVPPQPGWVKLNTDGSYIAATGAAGGGMILRDDRGEIIYSACRELRTCDNALEAELEACREGLELALHRSNLPILVELDSAEAVSMITAREMDRSSHRALIKEIRRLAESDAREISFTLCSRLQNMISHELAAYGRSTPRTAVWLTAGMDFVINLALAEKPP from the coding sequence ATGTGGAGTTTTGAGCACTTCTCCGACACACCGCGTTCAGCAGGTCAGATGCTTGATTTCAGAGATGTTCTTGAGGTTTGTGGTTTGGGCGACCTTGGTTTTGCAGGTCTGCCCTATACTTTTGATAATCGTCGAGGGGGGCGGGCTAATGTAAAGGTCCGCCTCGACCGCGCCGTGGCCAACAACATGTGGAGAGATGTCTTCGCTCATGCCAGGGTGGAGCACCTGGTGGCGCCTAGCTCCGACCACTTGCCCATCTTGCTTCGATGCGCGCTCGAGGAGACGAGCCAGACAACAGGCAGGAGATGCAGACAGTATGAGGTAATGTGGGAACGGGACCCATCCCTGCCCGAGGTAATTATGAACACATGGACTGAGTTGGGTGCTATGCTGAATCTTGGTGATATTGCTTCCGGCTTGGGTAACTTGATGAAAAAACTGCAAGGCTGGAGCCGCAAAAAATTTGGTAATGTGATTAAGGAAATTAACAAATCTCGCTCCCGCTTGGAGGAGCTTATGTCGATGAATGCAGATAGGAAAGACATACGGGAGGAGACCGATCGCATGAACGAGCTGCTATACAGAGAGGAGATGTTGTGGATGCAGCGGTCTCGTATTGCATGGCTGAGGGAAGGCGACCGCAACACTCAGTTTTTTCACCGGAAAGCGGTGTGGCGTGCGCGGAAAAATCGCATTAAGGCACTCATTGATGAGGCAGGGGTCACGTACAGGGACCATGGTTCCATGGCGGCTATGGCCACGGCCTACTTTTCTAAGCTTTTTACTGCTGATTCTTCTCTATGTGCGGATCCAGTTATAGATTTGATACAGACTCGTGTGACTGACAGTATGAATGATGGCCTGTGCACAGATTTTTCAGATAAGGAAATAGCTGATGCTCTCTTCCAGATTGGACCACTCAAGGCGCCAGGGCCGGATGGATTCCCAGCCCGCTTCTTCCAGAGGAACTGGTCAGTTATGAGAGAACAGGTTATGGCAGGAGTGCGGGAATTTTTTCGTACAGGGATCATGCCTGAGGGGGTGAATGACACTTCCATTGTTCTCATCCCGAAGGTGGATAACCCAGAGAGGCTAACTGAGTTTCGTCCAATAAGCCTATGCAATGTCATATATAAGGTGGTGTCAAAGTGTTTGGTGAATCGACTGAGACCTATTTTGGATAATATTATCTCTCCTCAACAAAGTGCCTTTGTCCCTGGCAGGATGATTACAGATAATGCACTAATTGCCTTTGAGTGTTTCCACTTTATTCAGCAGGAGAAAGACCCTAGCAAGAGCTTCTGCGCATATAAGCTGGATTTATCAAAAGCTTATGACAGGGTGGACTGGATCTTCTTGGAGCGAATGATGAAAAAGATGGGCTTCGCTCGCCGGTGGGTGGACTGGATTATGGCTTGTGTCACCTCGGTGAGATATACAGTGAAATTCAATGGAACCCTCTTGGAATCATTTGCACCGTCGCGCGGGCTACGGCAAGGTGATCCTTTGTCCCCGTTTTTGTTCCTGTTTGTGGCTGATGGTCTATCTGCGTTGTTGAAAGATGGAGAGCAAAGAGGAGATTATACCCCGCTAAAAATATGCCGAAGAGCGCCGGGAGTGTCTCACTTATTATTCGCAGATGATACGTTGCTCTTCTTCAAGGCAGAGGCGGACCAAGCTAAAAAGGTCCAACAAGTGCTAAATACATATGCAAAGGCCACTGGACAATATATTAATCCGTCTAAATGTAGTGCCCTGTTTGGCACTTCGTGTCCAGCCATGATGCAAGACGTGGTGAGAGATATTCTCCATATTGGTACTGTTACTTTTGAGGAAAAGTACCTAGGCCTTCCAACGCCCGAGGGTCGCATGTCTCGAGGTAAATTTCAGAATCTGCAGTCCCGGTTGTTGAAAAGGATTATTGCGTGGGGCGACACCCTCTCTCTGGCTGGCAAGGAGACTATGATCAAGGCAGTAGCTCAGGCCATCCCTATGTATATTATGAGCGTTTTCAAGTTACCTATGTCTGTCTGCGATGATCTGAACAGAATGGTCCGGAATTTTTGGTGGGGGGCATCGGAAGGCAAGCGGAAAACACATTGGATAGCATGGCCAAGGATACAAGCTCAGAAAAGCAAGGGTGGTTTGGGATTCAGAGATTTCCGCCTCTTCAACCAGGCGCTCCTAGCGAGACAGGCTTGGCGTTTGCTAACTAATCCCACCAGCTTGTGTGCGCAGGTTCTCAAGGCAAGGTACTATCACGACGGGCGCCTCGAAGATACAGTATTCTCGGGGAATGCATCTCCGACTTGGCAGGCGATTCAGCACGGCCTTGAGCTCTTGAAAAAGGGCATCATATGGCGCGTCGGGGGCGGGCAGGACATCCGCATTTGGCGAGACCGGTGGTTGCCTAGGGAGCCATCACGCCAACCCATATCCCTGCAGGGTACGTGCCGCCTAAGGAGGGTGGCGGAGCTCCTGGATGGCGAGGGGTCCTGGCGCATGGACCTGCTCCGTCGCTACTTCCTCCCTGCGGATGTCGACGTCATCACCAGTATCCGTACGTCGACCCGCGTCACCGAGGATATTATTGCATGGGCACCGGAGAGGAACGGTATCTTCACCGTTCGGTCCGCCTACCGCCTGGCCATGGACGAGCGCGAGCGTCCTTCGGCTTCCGCCACGAGCAGGGCACCGGATGGTCGTCGCGCCATCTGGAAGATCATATGGGGGTGCCCTGCTCCCCCTAAGGTACGCGTGTTCGCTTGGAGAGTCGTCACCAACTCACTTGCTACTTGGGCCAATAAAGCCTCGCGACACCTCGAGCTTACTGACTTTTGCCCCTTGTGTGGTGTTGAACGCGAGGATGGATTCCATGCGCTTTGCAGGTGTCCCCTGGCAAGAGAGCTCTGGCGAGTTATGGCCTTGGACTGGAACATCCCCAAGGTGGAGGCCATCGTCAACACTGGCCCAGAGTGGATCTTTTCACTGCTGGACCCCTTGGATGAGACGGCGAGACTGGTGGTGCTCATGACCATGTGGAGAGTATGGCATGTCCGGAATGAGATCACACACGACAAGGCGCCGCCCACTGCCGAAGCCTCTCGACGCTTTTTGCACGGATACATCAACTCACTCATGTGCATAAAGCAACATCCTGATGGTAACCTAGAGAAAGGGAAGATGGTGGTCCTGCCTTCACCACCACGCGCTCCAGAAAGTACGGCGCCCAAGGTGCGCGCACACTGGGTACCGCCCCAGCCGGGCTGGGTTAAGTTGAACACGGATGGGAGCTACATAGCGGCCACAGGTGCGGCGGGAGGAGGTATGATCCTGCGTGATGACAGAGGCGAGATCATCTACAGCGCATGTAGGGAGCTACGTACATGTGACAACGCTTTAGAGGCGGAGTTAGAAGCGTGCAGAGAAGGCTTGGAGCTGGCCTTGCACCGATCTAACCTACCTATTCTGGTTGAGTTGGATAGCGCGGAGGCGGTGTCGATGATTACAGCACGCGAGATGGATAGATCGTCACATCGTGCACTTATAAAGGAGATTCGTAGGTTGGCTGAAAGCGATGCTAGGGAGATCTCTTTTACTCTTTGTAGCCGTCTGCAGAACATGATTAGTCATGAGCTGGCCGCCTATGGCCGTAGCACTCCGCGCACAGCAGTCTGGCTTACTGCCGGGATGGACTTTGTTATAAACCTGGCTCTCGCTGAGAAGCCTCCTTGA